The Acidobacteriota bacterium genome has a segment encoding these proteins:
- the mobB gene encoding molybdopterin-guanine dinucleotide biosynthesis protein B has product MRIVAVVGYSETGKTRLAVRLIGELRRRGLRVSAVKRCSHGFSLDTEGKDTADFSAAGADNVAMVSPEGWAALGSAPDADASALAERLFPEADVVLIEGGKDVRGPRKIEVLRAGLSDIPVSPAAELLAIVTDGAPPAGAAAPVFGPDDIAGIADRILSLKEGGMADITLEVDGREVNLNPFVRTFIEKTVLGMVTSLSGIDPNPKKIRLVIDRTGGKDKPRTKP; this is encoded by the coding sequence ATGAGGATCGTGGCGGTCGTCGGCTACTCCGAAACCGGCAAGACGCGCCTGGCCGTCCGGCTCATCGGCGAGCTGCGGCGGCGGGGGCTGAGGGTCTCGGCCGTCAAGCGCTGCTCCCACGGCTTCTCGCTCGACACGGAGGGGAAGGACACGGCGGATTTCAGCGCGGCCGGGGCCGATAACGTGGCCATGGTCTCGCCGGAAGGCTGGGCGGCCCTGGGGAGCGCGCCCGACGCAGACGCCTCGGCCCTGGCCGAGCGGCTCTTTCCCGAGGCCGACGTGGTCCTCATCGAGGGCGGCAAGGACGTCCGGGGGCCGCGCAAGATCGAGGTGCTGAGGGCCGGCCTGTCCGACATCCCGGTCAGCCCGGCCGCCGAGCTTCTCGCGATCGTCACCGACGGGGCCCCGCCGGCGGGGGCCGCGGCGCCGGTCTTCGGGCCGGACGACATCGCCGGGATCGCGGACCGCATCCTGTCGCTGAAGGAGGGGGGCATGGCGGACATCACGCTCGAGGTGGACGGACGGGAGGTCAACCTGAACCCGTTCGTCCGGACGTTCATCGAGAAGACCGTGCTGGGGATGGTGACTTCCCTGAGCGGGATCGACCCGAACCCGAAGAAGATCAGGCTCGTCATCGACCGGACGGGCGGCAAGGACAAGCCCCGAACCAAGCCGTGA
- a CDS encoding HDIG domain-containing metalloprotein — MIRDEALALLKQHLQNKNLIKHCLSVEACMRALAVRLGHDPEPWALAGILHDLDYEVTDKSPELHTTETVKILREKGIDEAVIHAVSAHAGKAPCESPMDWAIYSVDPLTGLIISATLMHPTKKIKSIDLEFLKRRYKEKSFARGARREEIEQCRNLGLELDEFLSIAIAAMQGIEAELGL, encoded by the coding sequence ATGATTCGCGACGAAGCGCTCGCGCTGCTCAAACAGCATCTCCAGAACAAGAACCTCATCAAGCACTGCCTGTCGGTCGAGGCCTGCATGCGCGCCCTGGCCGTGCGGCTAGGCCACGACCCCGAGCCCTGGGCCCTGGCCGGCATCCTCCACGACCTCGACTACGAAGTGACGGACAAGAGCCCCGAGCTCCACACGACCGAGACGGTCAAGATCCTGCGGGAGAAGGGCATCGACGAAGCGGTCATCCATGCCGTATCCGCCCACGCCGGCAAGGCGCCCTGCGAATCGCCCATGGATTGGGCCATCTATTCCGTCGACCCGCTGACCGGCCTGATCATCTCGGCGACCCTGATGCACCCGACGAAGAAGATCAAGTCCATCGATCTCGAGTTCCTCAAGCGCCGCTACAAAGAGAAGAGCTTCGCCCGCGGCGCCCGCCGCGAGGAGATCGAGCAATGCCGCAACCTCGGCCTCGAGCTCGACGAGTTCCTGTCGATCGCCATCGCGGCCATGCAGGGGATCGAGGCCGAGCTCGGACTGTAA
- a CDS encoding aldehyde ferredoxin oxidoreductase family protein, translated as MNGWTGRFLRVNLTTRTYKTEPFSEDFARKWIGGRGFAVKILFDELAPGIDPLGPDNKFIVALGPIAGIPAPNTGKAVVAGKSPSTGGYGDGNLGTRVAEQLRKAGYDVLIVEGRAASPTMLYIEDDKVEFLPADAVWGKGTYETNDWIYARYGKGVGVLNIGQGGENLVRYAVVRSLEGRAGGRTGMGAVMGSKLLKAIVVKGTKPIPQADPAGMKKVGTDDLREVHAIDKKTGWSIQSTNGVLAWCNEVAALPVRNFRKTHHPDAWKCDGERLNNARIATYGCPNCTMRCGITIRDEEGRESELDYENVGLLGPNLEIFDLPPIGSLNYMCDDYGVDTMSGGCVLSFYADAVDRGAAPGSLRFGDTAGFKKLLTSIALRQGEIGNILAEGSMRAARKFGHGSIDYAMQVKGLEVAAYNCKFIPGMALAFGVSPIGAHHKESWVITFELKQSVRESYGPEKARKVIELQRIRGGLFESIVACRFPWIENGWSLEHYPKYFKLVSGLDWTLDDFWTVSDRIYAMIKLFWLREYPGTDRRLDYPPAVWFDPANVDTEGPIAGKCLEYDKYDALLQHYYDQRGYDRRGIPTKETLKRLGVAAEGLAAEKYGSLT; from the coding sequence ATGAACGGTTGGACCGGACGATTCCTGCGGGTCAACCTGACCACAAGAACCTATAAAACGGAGCCCTTCAGCGAGGATTTCGCGCGCAAATGGATCGGCGGCCGGGGCTTCGCGGTCAAGATCCTGTTCGACGAGCTCGCCCCCGGCATCGACCCCCTCGGCCCGGACAACAAGTTCATTGTCGCCCTCGGCCCCATCGCCGGCATCCCGGCCCCCAACACAGGGAAAGCGGTCGTGGCCGGCAAGTCGCCGAGCACGGGCGGCTACGGCGACGGCAACCTCGGGACCCGGGTCGCCGAGCAGCTCCGGAAGGCGGGCTACGACGTCCTGATCGTCGAGGGCCGGGCCGCCTCCCCGACCATGCTTTACATCGAAGACGACAAGGTCGAGTTCCTGCCGGCCGACGCGGTCTGGGGCAAGGGCACCTACGAGACGAACGACTGGATCTACGCCAGGTATGGCAAGGGTGTCGGCGTCCTCAACATCGGCCAGGGGGGCGAGAACCTGGTCCGTTACGCCGTCGTCCGCAGCCTGGAGGGACGGGCCGGCGGCCGCACCGGCATGGGCGCGGTCATGGGCTCCAAGCTCCTCAAGGCCATCGTCGTCAAGGGCACGAAGCCGATCCCCCAGGCCGATCCGGCCGGCATGAAGAAGGTCGGCACGGACGACCTGCGGGAGGTTCACGCCATCGACAAGAAGACGGGCTGGTCGATCCAGAGCACCAACGGGGTCCTCGCCTGGTGCAACGAGGTGGCCGCCCTGCCGGTGCGGAACTTCCGCAAGACTCACCACCCGGACGCCTGGAAGTGCGACGGCGAGCGGCTGAACAACGCCCGCATCGCCACCTACGGCTGCCCCAACTGCACCATGCGCTGCGGCATCACCATCCGCGACGAAGAGGGCCGCGAGTCCGAGCTCGACTACGAGAACGTCGGCCTGCTCGGCCCCAACCTGGAGATCTTCGACCTGCCCCCGATCGGCTCGCTGAATTACATGTGCGACGACTACGGCGTGGACACGATGTCGGGCGGCTGCGTCCTCAGCTTCTACGCCGACGCCGTCGACCGCGGCGCCGCGCCCGGCAGCCTCCGGTTCGGCGACACGGCCGGCTTCAAGAAGCTCCTGACCTCGATCGCCCTGCGCCAGGGCGAGATCGGCAATATCCTGGCCGAGGGTTCCATGCGGGCCGCGCGCAAGTTCGGCCACGGCTCGATCGACTACGCCATGCAGGTCAAGGGCCTCGAGGTCGCCGCCTACAACTGCAAGTTCATCCCGGGCATGGCCCTGGCCTTCGGGGTCAGCCCCATCGGCGCCCACCACAAGGAGTCGTGGGTCATCACCTTCGAGCTCAAACAGTCCGTGCGCGAATCCTACGGCCCGGAAAAGGCCCGGAAGGTCATCGAGCTCCAGCGCATCCGCGGCGGCCTTTTCGAATCCATCGTCGCCTGCCGCTTTCCCTGGATCGAGAACGGCTGGAGCCTCGAGCACTACCCCAAGTACTTCAAGCTCGTCAGCGGGCTCGATTGGACCCTGGACGACTTCTGGACCGTCTCGGACCGGATCTACGCCATGATCAAGCTCTTCTGGCTCCGGGAATATCCCGGGACCGATCGCCGGCTCGATTATCCCCCGGCCGTCTGGTTCGACCCGGCGAACGTCGACACCGAGGGCCCCATCGCCGGCAAGTGCCTCGAGTACGACAAGTACGACGCGCTCCTCCAGCACTATTACGACCAGCGGGGCTACGACCGGCGCGGCATCCCGACCAAGGAGACCCTGAAGCGGCTGGGCGTCGCCGCGGAGGGCCTGGCGGCGGAAAAATACGGGTCGCTCACATGA
- a CDS encoding PspC domain-containing protein → MAKRLYRSVSQKMLGGVCGGLAEYFDVDVSIVRLLCVGLTLVTALFPMTFFYIIAWIVVPQQPKTQA, encoded by the coding sequence ATGGCCAAAAGGCTTTATCGTTCAGTCAGCCAGAAGATGCTCGGCGGCGTCTGCGGCGGCCTGGCCGAGTACTTCGACGTCGACGTCTCGATCGTCCGCTTGCTCTGCGTCGGCCTGACCCTGGTGACGGCCCTGTTCCCGATGACCTTCTTCTACATCATCGCCTGGATCGTCGTCCCCCAGCAGCCCAAGACCCAGGCTTGA
- a CDS encoding aldehyde dehydrogenase family protein, translating into MTMILVGGVWREARVPAGSFMAVDPATGEAIPGDYPVSSWPDLRDALEAGAEASFAMAETEPGRIAAFLEAMAAGLERRTEALVETAHRETGLPAGSRLRSSELPRTTGQLRQAAAACRDRSWVRATIDTKLDIRSKLGPLGGPVAVFGPNNFPFAFNAVGGGDFAAALAAGNPVIAKANPQSPGTTRLMAEAAAEALAESGLPAAAVQALYHFPVDEGLKLVSHPLIGATAFTGSRPAGLALKEAADRAGKPIYLEMSSVNPVFILPGAVRERGAELASELAGSCSAGMGQFCTKPGLIVLVGSPESEGFRDALASAFDAVPPGVLLGRSVLRGLEAGVERLRRLGAGLEAGAGPVEGPGCRFRPALFGISGARFLEDPAAFQVESFGSLSLLVAARDLAQARDIAASLEGQLTATVFSAGDGSDEAGYAALEPLLRRRAGRLLNDKVPTGVAVSPAMNHGGPFPASGHPGFTSVGIPAALTRFAALHCYDHVRPDRLPPELRDRNPTGMMWRLIDGDWTRRSL; encoded by the coding sequence ATGACCATGATCCTTGTCGGCGGCGTCTGGCGCGAAGCCCGGGTCCCGGCGGGGTCCTTCATGGCCGTGGACCCGGCCACGGGCGAGGCCATCCCGGGCGATTATCCTGTTTCCTCCTGGCCCGATCTCCGGGACGCGCTGGAGGCCGGGGCCGAGGCCTCCTTTGCGATGGCCGAAACGGAGCCCGGCCGGATCGCCGCGTTCCTGGAGGCCATGGCCGCCGGGCTTGAACGCCGGACCGAAGCGCTCGTCGAGACGGCCCATCGGGAGACCGGCCTGCCGGCCGGATCCCGTCTCCGCTCGAGCGAGCTGCCCCGCACGACCGGCCAGCTGAGGCAGGCGGCCGCGGCCTGCCGAGACCGCTCCTGGGTCCGGGCGACGATCGATACCAAGCTCGACATCCGTTCAAAGCTCGGACCGCTCGGCGGCCCCGTCGCGGTCTTCGGCCCCAACAACTTCCCCTTCGCCTTCAACGCCGTCGGGGGCGGCGATTTCGCGGCCGCCCTGGCGGCCGGCAACCCGGTCATCGCCAAGGCCAATCCCCAATCGCCCGGCACGACACGGCTGATGGCCGAGGCGGCGGCGGAGGCCCTGGCGGAAAGCGGGCTGCCCGCGGCCGCCGTCCAGGCCCTCTATCATTTCCCGGTCGACGAGGGGTTGAAGCTCGTCTCGCATCCGCTCATCGGCGCCACGGCCTTCACCGGCAGCCGGCCGGCGGGGCTGGCCCTCAAGGAAGCGGCCGACCGGGCCGGCAAGCCCATCTATCTCGAGATGTCCAGCGTCAACCCGGTCTTCATCCTGCCCGGCGCCGTCAGGGAGAGGGGCGCCGAGCTGGCGTCCGAGCTGGCCGGCTCCTGCTCCGCCGGCATGGGTCAATTCTGCACCAAGCCCGGCCTCATCGTCCTGGTCGGCTCTCCGGAAAGCGAGGGCTTTCGGGATGCGCTCGCGTCGGCCTTCGACGCCGTCCCGCCGGGCGTCCTTCTCGGGCGTAGCGTCCTCCGGGGATTGGAGGCGGGGGTCGAGCGCCTGCGCCGGCTCGGGGCCGGGCTTGAAGCCGGGGCGGGACCGGTGGAAGGGCCGGGCTGCCGGTTCAGGCCGGCCCTTTTCGGCATCTCGGGGGCCCGGTTCCTGGAAGACCCGGCGGCCTTCCAGGTCGAGTCCTTCGGATCCCTTTCGCTCCTCGTCGCGGCCCGCGACCTGGCCCAGGCCAGGGACATCGCCGCCTCGCTCGAAGGCCAGCTGACAGCGACCGTCTTCAGCGCCGGCGACGGCTCGGACGAGGCCGGCTATGCCGCCCTCGAACCCCTGCTCCGGCGCAGGGCCGGCCGGCTCCTCAACGACAAGGTGCCAACGGGCGTGGCCGTCTCCCCGGCCATGAATCACGGCGGCCCCTTCCCCGCCTCGGGCCACCCGGGGTTCACGTCGGTCGGCATCCCGGCGGCCCTGACCCGGTTCGCCGCCCTGCACTGCTACGACCACGTCCGTCCGGACAGATTGCCGCCCGAGCTGAGGGACCGCAACCCGACGGGGATGATGTGGCGGCTCATCGACGGCGACTGGACACGCCGGTCGCTGTGA
- a CDS encoding MoaD/ThiS family protein, which translates to MKVTVKLIGPFIQIFGFGEKALDVPAGTTADDLVGLAGVDKSRPRIVTRNGRAVGPGEALADGDRIAISPIYSGG; encoded by the coding sequence ATGAAGGTCACGGTCAAGCTCATCGGGCCGTTCATCCAGATCTTCGGCTTCGGCGAGAAAGCGCTGGACGTCCCGGCCGGGACGACCGCCGACGACCTCGTCGGCCTGGCCGGCGTCGACAAGTCCAGGCCCAGGATCGTCACCCGGAACGGCCGGGCCGTCGGGCCGGGCGAAGCCCTGGCCGACGGCGACCGGATCGCGATCTCGCCGATCTATTCGGGAGGCTGA
- a CDS encoding M28 family peptidase, whose protein sequence is MRTRRIPIVLAAAGFVLALALAGCSKGPGRQALESIRAGDMTFPQKFLSAPEFRGRSTPSVEQDIAARYIALTAGRLGLAPLMPDGSFFQEVPVEVTAVAPSASRLRLTTAAGERTFAFPADATAGRWFETGRASGEIVFVGYGLSAPQLGWDDLAGLDLGGKVAVVLEAVLPEGHPLKPAENRRLLNGRYAALGGRGAAAVVTIIDEARERRLVEKGLGFDLPQRARVPDIDNAAPGAAAPAAAAAPFLQVDVRRAAGAAILGCAPEDLARMSGELRGGRRVAAKGLPGRRLEIGIAAIRRRDRAFNVVGVVEGSDPVLRSEYLTVTSHYDHLAVREGRVYPGSDDNISGVVGMFEIARALRLAPPKRSVIFVWNTAEELMLLGSYYFVQHCPVPVEKISANLDLDMISRNAANHIYLVGSNRLSSELDASIQAINRRPGPGLILDYTYEAPGHPDRFFFRSDQYPYIRYGIPGVWFFCGTTGDYHTEGDVEAKVDYAKMEKVCRLVYLVARDIGDKPALLKLDRHPEVTRRGPENMKVAWE, encoded by the coding sequence ATGAGAACCCGCAGGATCCCGATCGTGCTCGCGGCGGCCGGTTTCGTCCTCGCCCTCGCTCTGGCCGGCTGCTCGAAAGGCCCCGGTCGCCAGGCCCTGGAGTCCATCCGGGCCGGGGACATGACCTTCCCCCAGAAGTTCCTCAGCGCCCCGGAATTCCGGGGCCGCAGCACCCCGTCGGTCGAGCAGGATATCGCCGCCAGGTACATCGCCCTGACGGCCGGGCGGCTCGGCCTCGCGCCGCTCATGCCGGACGGCTCCTTTTTCCAGGAGGTGCCGGTCGAGGTCACGGCGGTCGCGCCGTCCGCCTCGCGGCTCCGGCTGACCACTGCTGCGGGCGAGCGGACCTTCGCCTTTCCCGCGGATGCCACGGCCGGCCGCTGGTTCGAGACCGGCCGGGCCTCCGGCGAGATCGTGTTCGTTGGCTACGGCCTGTCCGCCCCGCAGCTCGGCTGGGATGACCTGGCCGGCCTGGACCTCGGGGGGAAGGTTGCGGTCGTCCTGGAGGCCGTCCTCCCGGAAGGGCACCCCCTCAAGCCGGCCGAGAACCGCCGCCTCCTCAACGGCCGTTACGCCGCCCTCGGCGGGCGCGGCGCCGCGGCCGTGGTCACCATCATCGACGAGGCCCGGGAGCGGCGGCTGGTCGAAAAGGGCCTGGGCTTCGATCTGCCCCAGCGGGCGCGCGTCCCGGACATCGACAACGCCGCCCCCGGCGCCGCGGCCCCGGCCGCCGCGGCTGCCCCGTTCCTCCAGGTCGACGTGCGGCGGGCCGCCGGCGCCGCGATCCTGGGCTGCGCGCCGGAGGACCTCGCGCGGATGTCCGGAGAGCTCCGAGGCGGGAGGCGCGTGGCGGCGAAAGGGCTTCCCGGCCGCCGGCTCGAGATCGGGATCGCCGCGATCCGGCGGCGCGACCGGGCCTTCAACGTCGTCGGCGTCGTGGAGGGCTCCGATCCGGTCCTGAGGAGCGAGTACCTGACCGTCACCTCGCATTACGACCACCTGGCCGTCCGCGAAGGCCGCGTCTATCCCGGCTCGGATGACAACATCTCGGGCGTGGTCGGCATGTTCGAGATCGCCCGGGCCCTGCGCCTCGCGCCGCCCAAGCGGTCGGTCATCTTCGTCTGGAACACGGCCGAAGAGCTGATGCTCCTCGGCTCGTACTACTTCGTCCAGCATTGCCCCGTGCCGGTCGAGAAGATCAGCGCCAACCTCGACCTGGACATGATCTCGCGCAACGCCGCGAACCACATCTACCTCGTCGGCTCGAACAGGCTCAGCTCCGAGCTCGACGCCAGCATCCAGGCCATCAACAGGCGGCCCGGACCCGGGCTTATATTGGACTACACGTACGAGGCCCCCGGCCACCCCGACCGCTTCTTCTTCCGCAGCGACCAGTATCCCTATATCCGCTACGGCATCCCCGGCGTGTGGTTCTTCTGCGGCACGACCGGGGATTACCACACGGAGGGGGACGTCGAGGCCAAGGTCGACTACGCCAAGATGGAGAAGGTCTGCCGGCTCGTCTATCTCGTGGCCAGGGACATCGGCGACAAGCCGGCCCTGCTGAAGCTCGACCGTCACCCGGAAGTGACCCGCCGCGGCCCGGAGAACATGAAGGTCGCCTGGGAGTGA
- a CDS encoding TonB-dependent receptor, protein MSFSLRLILKSAGAAPLLLALVLGSSPVLAQESREDQKAKTEQEKPVRITEEIQVIGKAPKDVPLATVSTVLETDIIKLKPRDLSDVVKYIPGSMVTFGDKDTYTLKLRGIGSNRIALLVDGVPVYEPYFATFDLKTVSAGGIDAIQVTKGPSSVLYGPNTLGGLVNVITKRPTARPSLTLAASYGDQDTWSLGGDGSYAWKKFSLVASALYQASDGFYYPSAQGGDDTLRANSDFERFNLSGKLYYTPSSKTEIMVSGGTYQSDYGMPPALFTQRARYWRFPRWDRSTLSGGGFTSLGGDAVLRFRGFYVNYYNTLDWYNDPAMTDLSSASTYDNSSYGGFALAEVPAGDRNMVKVSLLYQKDIARIQDDTGLPWTKYDQGTMSTGVEEQFSLTDQWKIIGGLSLDYIHKFAGGTHNTSVNPLVGVKFTPNDNLDFHVSFARKSRFPSMRSLYSSSSGNPDLLAESGTSFEFTGTWNGPVYVMGSVFFNRFRNFIDSISLPDGTRRYFNVGKAHIYGFEVQAQKSLRWLQATVNYTYLDPQNDTDSRPLDAQPKNNLNFDVSFLPAKGVRAGFYGMLGSKSWWWNTRTNPASLLTIPSFFNLDAIASYKIKDRYELFMKLGNIFNHYFYTEPGFPWRGRYFEVGVNLDVLK, encoded by the coding sequence ATGAGTTTTTCTCTGCGCCTCATCCTCAAGTCCGCCGGCGCGGCCCCCCTCCTCCTGGCCCTCGTTCTCGGATCGTCCCCGGTCCTGGCCCAGGAATCCCGGGAGGACCAGAAGGCCAAGACCGAGCAGGAAAAGCCGGTCCGGATCACCGAGGAGATCCAGGTCATCGGCAAGGCTCCCAAGGACGTCCCCCTGGCCACCGTCTCGACGGTCCTGGAGACGGACATCATCAAGCTCAAGCCCCGCGACCTGTCCGACGTCGTCAAGTACATCCCCGGGTCCATGGTCACCTTCGGCGACAAGGACACCTACACCCTGAAGCTCCGCGGCATCGGCTCCAACCGGATCGCCCTGCTCGTCGACGGCGTGCCGGTCTATGAGCCGTACTTCGCCACCTTCGACCTCAAGACGGTCTCGGCCGGCGGCATCGACGCCATCCAGGTGACCAAGGGGCCGTCCTCGGTGCTTTACGGGCCCAACACGCTGGGCGGCCTGGTCAACGTCATCACCAAGCGGCCGACGGCCCGGCCCAGCCTGACGCTGGCCGCGAGCTACGGCGACCAGGACACCTGGAGCCTTGGCGGCGACGGGTCGTACGCCTGGAAGAAATTCTCGCTCGTGGCGAGCGCCCTGTACCAGGCTTCGGACGGCTTCTATTACCCCAGCGCCCAGGGCGGTGACGACACGCTGCGCGCCAACAGCGATTTCGAGCGCTTCAACCTCAGCGGCAAGCTCTACTACACGCCCTCGAGCAAGACCGAGATCATGGTCAGCGGCGGGACGTACCAGTCCGATTACGGCATGCCGCCGGCCCTGTTCACCCAGCGGGCCCGGTACTGGCGCTTCCCCAGGTGGGATCGCTCGACCCTCAGCGGCGGCGGCTTCACCTCGCTCGGCGGAGACGCCGTCCTGCGCTTCCGCGGCTTTTACGTCAACTATTACAACACCCTCGACTGGTACAACGACCCGGCCATGACCGATCTCAGCTCGGCGAGCACCTACGACAACTCGTCCTACGGCGGGTTCGCCCTGGCCGAGGTCCCCGCCGGCGACCGGAACATGGTCAAGGTCAGTCTCCTCTACCAGAAGGACATCGCCCGCATCCAGGACGACACGGGCTTGCCCTGGACGAAGTACGACCAGGGCACGATGTCGACCGGGGTCGAGGAGCAGTTCAGCCTAACGGACCAGTGGAAGATCATCGGCGGCCTGAGCCTCGACTACATCCACAAGTTCGCCGGGGGCACGCACAACACCTCCGTCAACCCCCTCGTCGGCGTCAAGTTCACGCCCAACGATAACCTCGATTTCCACGTGTCCTTCGCCCGCAAATCACGCTTCCCCTCGATGCGCTCCCTGTATTCGTCGAGCTCGGGCAACCCCGACCTCCTGGCCGAGTCGGGCACGAGCTTCGAGTTCACGGGCACCTGGAACGGCCCCGTCTACGTGATGGGGAGCGTCTTCTTCAACCGCTTCCGGAATTTCATCGATTCGATCTCCCTGCCGGACGGGACCAGGCGGTATTTCAACGTGGGCAAGGCCCACATCTACGGCTTCGAGGTCCAGGCCCAGAAGAGCCTGCGCTGGCTGCAGGCCACGGTCAACTACACCTACCTCGATCCGCAGAACGACACGGACAGCCGGCCGCTCGACGCCCAGCCCAAGAACAACCTCAACTTCGACGTCTCGTTCCTGCCGGCCAAGGGCGTCCGGGCTGGGTTCTACGGCATGCTGGGCTCGAAGTCCTGGTGGTGGAACACCCGGACCAATCCCGCCAGCCTGCTGACGATCCCCTCGTTCTTCAATCTGGACGCCATCGCCAGCTACAAGATCAAGGACCGCTACGAGCTCTTCATGAAGCTCGGCAACATCTTCAACCACTACTTCTACACCGAGCCCGGCTTCCCCTGGCGGGGCCGCTACTTCGAGGTCGGCGTCAATCTGGATGTGCTGAAATGA
- a CDS encoding amino acid permease, protein MNIWKTKTPAQIEEAAEHTQLKKNLTAFDLAALGIGSVVGTGIFVATGQGAHLAGPGVLLSFIIAAVTCGFCALTYSELACMFPVAGSTYSYSYVAFGEVIAWIIGWDLMLEYLVAASAVASGWSTTFIGLLKEWGIKLPQALLTPPITMSGSKVVASGGIIDLPAILITLGITWILYIGIRESAKINNIIVGIKVAVIVLFVILGVTHVKLSNLTPMMPFGWKGVMAGAAIIFFAYIGFDAVSTAAEETKNPKRDVPLGLMLCLGVVIVLYVTVAFTLTGIVPFKQIDIGNALPAALARIGIRWGGALVATGAIIGMISTLLVTLYGQIRIFMVMARDGLLPPAFAKVHPKHRTPHLCTWITGIATAIIAGLFPLDAIINLCNIGTLFAFVLVSVGVVLLRKTRPEVERKFKTPGVPFTPLITVVFCFYLMASLPKVTWIRFGVWLLAGLAIYFAYGVRHSKLQKTA, encoded by the coding sequence ATGAACATATGGAAGACAAAAACCCCGGCCCAGATCGAAGAAGCGGCGGAACACACCCAGCTCAAGAAGAACCTGACCGCCTTCGACCTGGCCGCCCTGGGCATCGGTTCGGTCGTCGGCACCGGCATCTTCGTGGCCACCGGGCAAGGCGCCCATCTGGCCGGCCCCGGCGTGCTGCTGTCGTTCATCATCGCCGCCGTCACCTGCGGCTTCTGCGCCCTGACCTATTCGGAGCTGGCCTGCATGTTCCCCGTGGCCGGCAGCACCTACTCTTACTCGTATGTCGCCTTCGGCGAGGTTATCGCCTGGATCATCGGTTGGGACCTGATGCTCGAGTACCTCGTCGCCGCCAGCGCCGTCGCGTCGGGCTGGTCGACGACGTTCATCGGCTTGCTCAAGGAATGGGGGATCAAGCTGCCCCAAGCCCTGCTGACGCCGCCGATCACGATGTCCGGCAGCAAGGTCGTCGCCTCGGGGGGCATCATCGATCTGCCGGCCATCCTCATCACCCTGGGCATCACCTGGATCCTCTATATCGGCATCCGCGAGAGCGCCAAGATCAACAACATCATCGTCGGCATCAAGGTGGCGGTCATCGTGCTGTTCGTCATCCTCGGCGTCACCCACGTCAAGCTGAGCAACCTCACGCCGATGATGCCCTTCGGCTGGAAAGGCGTAATGGCCGGCGCGGCCATCATCTTCTTCGCCTACATCGGCTTCGACGCCGTTTCCACGGCGGCCGAGGAGACCAAGAACCCGAAACGGGACGTTCCGCTCGGGCTGATGCTCTGCCTGGGGGTGGTCATCGTCCTCTATGTCACCGTCGCCTTCACCCTGACCGGCATCGTGCCCTTCAAGCAGATCGATATCGGCAACGCCCTGCCCGCGGCCCTGGCCCGGATCGGCATCCGTTGGGGCGGCGCCCTGGTCGCCACCGGGGCCATCATCGGCATGATCTCGACGCTGCTGGTCACCCTCTACGGCCAGATCCGCATCTTCATGGTCATGGCCCGGGACGGCCTGCTGCCCCCGGCCTTCGCCAAGGTCCATCCCAAGCACCGGACGCCCCACCTCTGCACCTGGATCACCGGCATCGCCACGGCCATCATCGCCGGCCTCTTCCCTCTTGACGCGATCATCAACCTCTGCAACATCGGCACGCTCTTCGCCTTCGTCCTGGTCTCGGTCGGCGTCGTCCTGTTGCGCAAGACGCGGCCCGAGGTCGAGCGGAAGTTCAAGACCCCCGGCGTCCCGTTCACCCCGCTCATCACCGTGGTCTTCTGCTTCTATCTTATGGCCAGCCTGCCTAAGGTGACCTGGATCCGGTTCGGGGTCTGGCTCCTGGCCGGCCTGGCGATCTATTTCGCCTACGGCGTCCGGCACAGCAAGCTCCAGAAGACGGCCTGA